In one window of Candidatus Nitrosocosmicus arcticus DNA:
- the pyrH gene encoding UMP kinase produces the protein MIKPRIVIKLSGSLFNFETNSEQLNDYIQLIKKISNVYQPIIVTGGGKIARFYINLSRSLGMDESGLDLIGIQVSQLNARLLISGLAEYCYPLPPRNLEEISVALLSGLVLVTGGIYPGQSTNATSALIAERVGATKFYNATDVDGIYDSDPRTNPDAKKYDTINVQDCVNILKSEKSMAGTYDLMDLISLKVIERSKLPTIVFKSTLDNIEKVVLEKDKMGTEIII, from the coding sequence ATGATTAAACCACGAATAGTGATAAAACTAAGTGGGAGTTTATTTAATTTTGAAACAAACTCTGAGCAATTGAACGACTATATACAGCTGATTAAAAAAATAAGCAACGTCTATCAACCCATTATAGTTACTGGTGGGGGGAAGATCGCAAGATTTTATATCAATTTATCGCGAAGCTTGGGAATGGATGAATCTGGACTAGATCTGATTGGAATACAGGTCTCACAATTGAATGCAAGGCTTTTGATCTCAGGTCTGGCGGAATATTGTTATCCTCTGCCACCTAGAAATTTAGAGGAAATATCGGTAGCCCTGTTGTCAGGCTTAGTTCTAGTAACAGGTGGAATCTATCCTGGTCAGAGCACAAATGCGACTTCTGCTTTAATTGCCGAACGAGTAGGGGCCACAAAGTTTTACAATGCGACAGATGTTGATGGAATATATGATTCTGACCCTAGGACAAATCCAGACGCCAAAAAATATGACACAATAAATGTTCAAGACTGTGTAAACATTCTAAAATCAGAAAAGTCGATGGCTGGTACTTACGATTTAATGGACTTGATAAGCTTAAAAGTGATAGAGAGATCCAAATTACCAACTATAGTATTCAAATCAACTCTAGACAACATTGAAAAAGTGGTACTTGAAAAGGACAAAATGGGAACAGAAATTATTATATAG
- a CDS encoding formate--phosphoribosylaminoimidazolecarboxamide ligase family protein produces the protein MDVGNLIDKYDLNNITIGVIGSHSALEIMDGAKDEGFRTICICQKGRELPYQKFRRLADEIIILDNFSDLMFAENQKKLLDLNTILIPHRSFVVYLGTDNIEKLLKIPVFGNRYILKAEERHLSNNQYDLLRKADIPMPKIYSTPEEIEGPSLVKIQEAKRKLERAFFIVTSYEDYKIKSAKRIEAGLINESDLKNNSIIEQYLIGTYFNFNYFYSPLDGEVEFLGIERRLQTNIHDFTTSIPAANQLEMSIDLQNIEVGHTPASIRESLLDKVFKMGEKFVQCTIKEYPPGIVGPFSLQSVVTVDLDMIVYDVSLRVPGNPILATTTPYTKYKYGETFGVGRRIAMEIRRGLENPNHLKKLVT, from the coding sequence ATGGATGTAGGTAATCTGATAGATAAATATGATTTAAATAATATTACTATCGGGGTAATTGGAAGCCACTCTGCTTTAGAGATAATGGATGGTGCCAAAGATGAGGGGTTTAGAACCATATGCATATGCCAAAAAGGCAGAGAATTACCCTATCAAAAGTTTAGACGACTAGCTGATGAAATAATAATTTTGGATAATTTTTCCGATTTAATGTTTGCGGAAAATCAAAAAAAATTACTTGACTTGAACACGATTTTAATCCCACACAGATCATTTGTGGTATATTTAGGGACTGATAATATTGAAAAATTATTAAAAATTCCTGTCTTTGGAAACAGGTATATTCTTAAGGCTGAGGAAAGACACTTATCAAATAATCAATATGACTTGCTAAGAAAAGCTGATATTCCTATGCCGAAAATATATTCAACTCCAGAGGAAATTGAAGGCCCTTCTCTTGTCAAGATTCAGGAAGCCAAAAGAAAACTTGAGAGGGCATTTTTTATCGTAACATCTTACGAAGACTATAAAATAAAATCTGCAAAACGAATTGAAGCAGGATTAATAAATGAATCAGACTTAAAGAATAACTCCATAATAGAACAATACCTTATAGGTACTTATTTCAATTTTAATTATTTTTATTCACCACTAGATGGAGAAGTTGAATTTCTGGGGATAGAACGACGGCTACAAACCAACATTCATGACTTTACTACCTCGATACCGGCTGCAAATCAACTGGAAATGTCAATTGACCTGCAGAATATAGAAGTTGGACATACGCCAGCGAGTATTAGAGAATCTCTTTTGGATAAAGTATTCAAAATGGGGGAAAAATTTGTACAGTGTACGATAAAAGAGTATCCACCGGGTATTGTTGGCCCCTTTTCACTACAAAGTGTCGTTACTGTGGACTTGGACATGATAGTTTACGATGTATCCCTTAGAGTCCCCGGTAACCCCATTCTTGCCACCACAACCCCCTATACTAAATATAAATATGGAGAAACATTCGGTGTTGGTAGGAGAATAGCCATGGAAATCAGACGAGGACTTGAGAACCCGAACCATCTAAAGAAATTAGTCACCTAA
- the tmk gene encoding dTMP kinase: protein MGKIIVLEGLDKSGKTTQARLLFDYLNDKYPGQIDLFSFPDYSTKIGEEIRSFLDGKVQYNPQTKHMLLSANRWEKKENILESLKSGKTIILNRYYQSNLVYGLANGLDFEWLSTLDRGMPKEDITIILDVSPRVSYLRSIANNFILDEFEKSREFLEKVRFNYLELAKVCNWNVLHSENSSDIIFKSILDIIGEQ, encoded by the coding sequence ATGGGAAAAATCATTGTGCTAGAAGGCCTTGACAAATCAGGCAAAACCACACAAGCTCGATTATTATTTGATTATCTCAATGATAAATATCCTGGTCAAATAGACCTGTTTAGCTTCCCAGATTATTCTACCAAAATTGGAGAAGAAATACGATCTTTCTTAGATGGCAAAGTCCAATACAATCCTCAAACTAAGCATATGCTTCTCTCAGCAAACAGGTGGGAGAAAAAAGAAAATATTTTAGAGTCCTTAAAATCAGGAAAAACAATAATCTTGAACAGATACTATCAATCAAATCTAGTATATGGCCTGGCCAATGGATTAGACTTTGAATGGTTGTCTACCCTAGATAGGGGCATGCCCAAGGAAGACATAACTATCATCCTAGATGTAAGTCCTCGCGTTTCATATTTACGAAGTATTGCGAATAATTTTATTTTAGACGAATTTGAAAAAAGTAGAGAGTTCTTAGAAAAAGTAAGGTTTAATTATCTCGAACTTGCCAAAGTATGCAATTGGAATGTCCTACATTCGGAAAATTCTTCGGATATTATTTTTAAATCAATCCTTGACATAATAGGTGAACAATAA
- a CDS encoding HD domain-containing protein: MALKYVGEITDPIHKNIKFTTVEKEIIDTSIFQRLRRIRQLAGAYLVYPGALHSRFEHSLGSMFLAGMAGQTLFDKGYFTDIDLIQHLRLAALLHDVGHGPFSHLFEEILKDSKNYSHENFGERIILETKISDIIKRNGYSPDTVSSLSFGKHNSGYLNEVISGGLSVDLMDYLPRDSYFSGTEYGKVDYFRIINSLEVASSKVLGINKSALYSYESMLISRYQMFKSVYFHKTVRSGEVMILHSMKHLNRSLHLTDFDSLEDFFALHDEMVLELLCNFPASKSRPMDTFAVKLARDYKSRNLLKCIYEYFSLSNQRFEKERDSKQSRRLPDRAIDFEKQIHLIQSIIGSHQDAGEPVFLDISRAPSIPLAPKKEEVTSIMIINKEAEYEKSFDQLPLINVITGYLDMIRVYTTKEKRNFFKSLLKDFENQNF; encoded by the coding sequence ATGGCGCTAAAATATGTAGGAGAAATTACTGATCCAATACATAAGAACATAAAATTTACAACTGTTGAAAAAGAAATAATAGATACCAGTATTTTCCAAAGGCTCAGGAGAATTCGTCAGTTAGCTGGTGCCTATCTTGTTTATCCGGGGGCACTTCATTCGAGATTTGAACATTCACTTGGCTCTATGTTCTTGGCTGGGATGGCCGGTCAAACATTATTTGATAAGGGATACTTTACAGATATCGATTTGATTCAACACCTAAGGTTGGCAGCCCTATTACATGATGTTGGACATGGTCCATTTTCTCATTTATTTGAGGAGATTCTGAAAGATTCTAAAAACTATTCTCACGAGAACTTCGGGGAGAGGATTATCTTGGAAACTAAAATATCAGATATTATAAAACGAAATGGGTACAGTCCTGATACTGTATCTTCCCTAAGTTTTGGAAAACATAATTCAGGATACTTAAATGAAGTTATCTCTGGTGGATTATCGGTCGATTTGATGGATTACCTGCCGCGTGACAGTTATTTTTCAGGTACTGAATATGGAAAAGTAGATTATTTTAGAATTATTAATTCTCTTGAGGTTGCGTCTTCAAAAGTTTTGGGAATTAACAAATCTGCTTTGTATTCATACGAGTCAATGCTAATCTCAAGATACCAAATGTTCAAGTCAGTATATTTTCATAAGACAGTTAGATCCGGCGAAGTCATGATACTACATTCTATGAAACATCTCAATCGGTCACTGCATTTGACTGATTTTGATTCACTAGAGGATTTCTTTGCTTTACATGACGAGATGGTCCTTGAATTATTGTGCAATTTTCCAGCATCAAAGTCCAGGCCTATGGATACTTTTGCTGTAAAACTTGCAAGAGACTACAAAAGCCGAAATTTGCTTAAATGCATCTATGAATACTTTTCATTATCCAATCAGAGATTTGAAAAAGAGCGCGACAGTAAACAATCCCGACGCCTTCCTGATAGGGCTATTGATTTTGAAAAACAAATACATTTAATCCAAAGTATTATAGGAAGTCATCAAGATGCTGGGGAACCCGTATTTTTGGACATTTCGCGTGCGCCTTCAATACCGTTGGCCCCAAAGAAGGAAGAAGTTACTTCAATCATGATAATTAACAAGGAAGCAGAATACGAGAAATCATTTGATCAGTTACCATTGATTAATGTCATCACCGGGTATCTGGATATGATAAGAGTATATACCACCAAAGAAAAAAGGAATTTTTTTAAATCCTTACTAAAAGATTTTGAAAATCAAAATTTCTAA
- a CDS encoding GYD domain-containing protein: MSQYVLLINWTDQGISKVKESYDRYSSFKASVEKAGGKLIGGYLTFGEYDYVIIIEAPNDDVVMSLLVKVGSYGNVRTKTLKAFTAEEGRKIINDIP, translated from the coding sequence TTGTCACAATATGTCTTACTCATAAATTGGACGGATCAAGGGATTAGCAAGGTTAAAGAATCTTATGACCGTTATAGCTCATTTAAAGCATCGGTCGAAAAAGCAGGTGGAAAATTGATTGGAGGTTACCTTACTTTTGGAGAATACGATTATGTTATAATTATAGAAGCTCCAAATGATGATGTAGTAATGTCACTGTTGGTCAAGGTCGGGTCATATGGGAATGTTAGAACCAAAACCTTAAAAGCATTTACAGCTGAGGAAGGAAGGAAGATTATAAATGACATTCCATAA
- a CDS encoding aminotransferase class V-fold PLP-dependent enzyme has product MSNQGNMTTLDKEMLDSISSDFYITKKRIYLNNGSISPLPISSIKSMTDFNIRYSEVGPDSKEFTDYLDKLKLETRKRVADLINGHEDEIIFTQSTTEGINMVANGLSWKVDDRLLIRNPLNEHFSNYLPWIRLSTDKNLQVRNFPEEKIESYGNSLIENFTSIYEKSTFKLVSTSHVIYNDGSITPVEEIGNIIKKRNKDTIFSIDGAQSVGAMITDVKKMKCDFLTFPSFKWLCGPLGVGILYVKKQVMEDLNPMFIGSGTAELVSVKNINSKGDKSKKSKESTKYHKYPEKYHATFRNFPGLAGLEASLRYLLRVGIQNIFQHNKYLASILRQELMKINDLTLHEATTEEFRSSLVSFSFRKQNNSRIQKLNARLQQEGVILAEREIGAKKILRASPHFYNSEDEMVRTANSIKSLIQVLD; this is encoded by the coding sequence TTGAGTAACCAAGGAAATATGACTACTTTGGATAAAGAAATGTTAGACAGTATCAGCTCAGATTTTTATATAACCAAAAAGAGAATCTATTTGAATAATGGTTCGATTAGCCCTCTTCCCATTTCATCCATCAAATCGATGACGGATTTTAATATACGATATTCTGAAGTAGGACCAGATTCTAAAGAGTTTACGGATTATTTGGACAAGCTTAAACTGGAGACTCGAAAACGGGTTGCGGATCTCATAAATGGGCACGAGGACGAGATTATTTTCACCCAAAGTACCACAGAAGGAATCAACATGGTTGCTAATGGACTTTCATGGAAGGTTGATGATAGGTTGTTAATTAGGAATCCCTTAAACGAACATTTTTCAAATTATTTGCCCTGGATAAGACTCTCTACAGACAAGAACCTACAGGTCAGAAATTTTCCTGAAGAAAAGATCGAGAGTTATGGAAATTCACTGATAGAAAATTTTACTAGTATTTATGAGAAAAGTACTTTCAAATTGGTCTCTACAAGTCATGTCATCTATAATGACGGTTCAATCACCCCGGTCGAAGAAATAGGAAACATTATAAAAAAAAGGAACAAAGATACAATTTTTTCAATTGATGGAGCTCAAAGTGTGGGTGCCATGATAACCGACGTAAAGAAAATGAAATGCGACTTTTTAACTTTTCCTAGTTTTAAGTGGCTGTGTGGGCCTTTAGGGGTTGGAATACTCTATGTCAAAAAGCAAGTAATGGAAGATTTGAATCCTATGTTTATTGGATCAGGAACTGCAGAACTCGTATCTGTGAAAAATATAAACTCAAAGGGTGATAAAAGCAAGAAATCCAAGGAATCTACTAAATACCATAAATATCCAGAAAAGTATCACGCGACCTTTAGGAACTTCCCCGGGTTGGCAGGACTCGAAGCATCACTGCGATATCTGCTAAGGGTAGGAATACAAAATATTTTTCAACATAACAAATATCTCGCTTCAATATTGAGGCAGGAATTGATGAAAATAAACGATTTAACATTGCATGAAGCAACCACTGAAGAATTTAGGTCATCGCTCGTTTCCTTTTCTTTTAGAAAACAAAATAACAGCAGAATTCAAAAATTAAATGCCAGATTACAACAAGAAGGTGTGATTTTAGCGGAAAGAGAAATAGGCGCAAAAAAAATCTTGAGAGCATCCCCACATTTTTACAATTCCGAGGATGAAATGGTAAGGACAGCTAACTCAATAAAATCATTAATACAAGTCTTAGATTAG
- a CDS encoding tyrosine-type recombinase/integrase gives MSDVIDQITQGLSKPYFQKILRNLKNNHKENADTICKYILVEQAEINIKNSTKEGKIKVLIWLSNYFNNKKRFQNMTKEDILAYLDSIRKPQGQGNGWINSYNGRQMIFLKFFKWLYNPHEPDSTKRITPSCMSGIKRLSKREKTSYRPSDIWDERDMSVFLKYCPNKRDRCYYAMAFDMSARPHEILSLRIRDIKVCLTDNNKQYVEVRIPDGKTGSRIAVLIDSIPYLKEWLLEHPHSSNSDAYIFILKNGARLTYEGLASRRTYYEKIYYPSLLSIKSRVQVEEPDKAIIRNLITKKWNLYVLRHSALTKKSQFLTEANLRSHAGWTASSKMPQIYIHLSGESNNAILEKHGLISKEVREKENILNGKECPNCQEINKHFSKFCMKCRMVLTYDSYRETRDDEKNKIKKLEDDAKQKDEILSTLLEKVSLLEKEIREERQIRLSFVPF, from the coding sequence ATGTCTGATGTCATCGACCAAATAACTCAAGGATTATCCAAGCCTTACTTTCAGAAAATATTAAGAAATCTAAAAAATAATCATAAGGAAAATGCAGATACGATATGTAAGTATATTCTGGTCGAACAAGCAGAGATTAATATTAAAAATAGTACCAAGGAAGGAAAAATAAAGGTCCTAATTTGGCTTTCTAACTATTTTAACAATAAGAAAAGATTTCAAAACATGACCAAAGAAGATATCTTAGCATATCTTGACAGCATAAGAAAACCCCAGGGTCAAGGTAATGGTTGGATAAATTCTTACAATGGTCGACAGATGATTTTTCTAAAATTTTTTAAATGGTTATACAACCCGCATGAACCAGATTCTACAAAAAGGATAACTCCTTCCTGCATGAGCGGTATTAAAAGACTGTCTAAAAGAGAAAAAACTTCTTATCGTCCTTCAGATATTTGGGACGAAAGAGATATGTCAGTTTTCTTAAAATATTGTCCCAATAAAAGAGACAGGTGTTACTACGCTATGGCGTTTGATATGTCGGCCAGGCCCCATGAAATCCTTTCTTTACGTATTCGGGACATAAAGGTTTGTCTTACTGATAATAATAAGCAATATGTGGAAGTAAGAATTCCTGATGGGAAAACGGGTTCTCGTATAGCTGTGCTGATAGATTCCATCCCATATCTAAAAGAATGGCTTTTAGAACACCCTCATTCTTCCAATTCAGACGCATATATTTTCATATTAAAAAATGGGGCCAGACTGACATACGAGGGGTTAGCAAGCAGACGGACGTATTATGAAAAAATCTATTATCCATCTCTTCTAAGTATTAAATCGAGAGTTCAGGTGGAAGAACCAGATAAGGCAATAATTAGAAATCTTATTACTAAAAAATGGAACTTATATGTACTAAGACACTCGGCCTTAACTAAAAAGAGTCAGTTTCTTACAGAAGCCAATCTGAGATCACATGCTGGCTGGACGGCTTCAAGTAAAATGCCGCAGATATATATACACTTAAGTGGGGAATCGAACAATGCCATTCTTGAAAAACATGGTTTAATTTCTAAAGAAGTTAGAGAAAAAGAAAACATCTTAAACGGAAAAGAATGTCCGAATTGTCAAGAAATTAACAAGCATTTTAGCAAATTTTGTATGAAATGCAGAATGGTTCTTACTTACGATTCCTACAGGGAAACAAGAGACGATGAAAAGAATAAAATTAAGAAATTGGAGGATGATGCGAAGCAAAAAGATGAGATATTAAGTACACTTCTAGAAAAAGTTTCGCTTTTGGAAAAGGAAATTAGAGAAGAAAGACAGATAAGATTGTCGTTTGTCCCATTCTGA
- the alaS gene encoding alanine--tRNA ligase yields the protein MNKSELLSLFSSDYEKYYKVSLFEKLGFKRQSCSVCSRFFWAIPQRSICPDHENYTFIGNPPTSRRFSYTQSWEKIRDYFEKNGHSILNRYPVVCRWRDDLYYTIASIVDFQRVADGKVMFELPHNPLVVPQMCLRFNDIENVGITGRHYTSFCMVGQTCDADSDGGYWKDKCIDLDFGLLVDIFGISPTEITFVEDVWIGAGAFGSSLEYFVRGLELGNAVFTEFEGTEKNHRVLKNKIIDMGAGLERLSWITNGTPTSYDCTFEPVLKRIYEMSGMDNLFSPKGNNSYQSRILSDYFSRISAKLESTSDVLLVKKQIAQELSIDFEKLQKIVVPYESLYTIIDHTRTLVFAISDGSLPSNVGGGYNLRVILRRTLSLLKQLGLGLKVTDIVDLHLDQLRPLYPELMDYRNDIHEILDIEGKRFIETQDRIVTISNKIKKGKAKLSLDDLIRLYESDGVTPDYLVENGLLDAVPANFYTRLSELHSTNRSEKRDKKEFDMDDNIDLDSIKGTALLYYDDPLRYSFNSKILKIVNKNLVILEETCFYPRGGGQEPDFGYIGVYKVDNVVKIKDKVFHQVVGTFEQNEGDVIDCVVEKERRLAITKNHTATHIINHASRSVLGSWVWQNSAYKDETYARLDITHHSALSRDEMQEIERKANDVVRRNLPVMINWHSRGIAEQNYGFRIYQGGVVPTNDVRIINIGGLDIEACGGTHVFNTGELGLIKILKTERIQDGVVRIEFVAGENALNRVQNQDNQIQYIVNKLGTNREKILETFSKNIDELDKSKKKIKNLLRRISIASVDQIDNDSVVLKSESNEDRFLKYYFKIDEEFDDELHLLVGQTSTERNPDLAYISVIIIENKSARVIVFCGKNATKIVKANTIASQLSKMLGGSGGGTPNFGQGGGNMIESLPGMSKTVMKILIEKLNETTEKD from the coding sequence TTGAATAAATCCGAGCTTCTTTCACTTTTCTCATCCGATTATGAAAAATATTATAAAGTTTCGCTTTTTGAAAAATTAGGCTTTAAACGACAGAGTTGCTCGGTTTGTAGCAGATTCTTTTGGGCAATTCCCCAAAGATCGATTTGTCCTGATCATGAAAACTATACATTTATTGGAAATCCACCCACTTCAAGAAGATTTAGTTATACCCAGTCCTGGGAGAAGATTAGGGATTACTTCGAAAAAAATGGTCATAGTATACTTAACAGATATCCTGTGGTATGCAGATGGAGAGATGACCTTTACTATACTATAGCCTCAATTGTAGATTTTCAAAGGGTAGCCGATGGTAAAGTAATGTTCGAATTGCCCCATAATCCCTTAGTAGTCCCTCAAATGTGCTTAAGGTTTAATGACATTGAGAATGTCGGTATAACTGGAAGGCACTACACTTCGTTTTGTATGGTAGGGCAAACGTGTGATGCAGATTCTGATGGGGGATACTGGAAGGATAAATGCATAGATCTGGATTTTGGGCTGTTAGTAGATATTTTTGGAATATCTCCAACGGAAATTACATTCGTAGAGGATGTATGGATAGGTGCTGGGGCATTTGGTAGCTCTCTTGAATATTTTGTCAGAGGGTTGGAATTAGGAAATGCTGTCTTCACAGAATTCGAGGGTACCGAAAAAAATCACAGGGTTCTTAAAAATAAGATTATTGATATGGGCGCAGGTTTAGAGAGACTATCCTGGATAACAAACGGAACTCCAACCAGTTACGACTGTACTTTTGAACCGGTACTAAAGAGGATATATGAGATGTCCGGAATGGATAATTTATTCTCCCCAAAAGGAAACAACAGTTATCAATCCAGAATACTTTCAGATTACTTTAGCAGAATTTCAGCAAAGTTGGAATCGACCTCAGATGTTTTGCTGGTAAAGAAACAGATAGCACAAGAATTAAGTATAGATTTTGAAAAATTGCAAAAGATTGTAGTTCCATATGAATCATTATACACTATTATAGATCACACAAGAACCTTAGTTTTCGCTATAAGCGATGGATCATTACCATCAAATGTTGGTGGGGGATATAATCTAAGGGTCATTCTTAGAAGAACGCTTTCCCTATTAAAACAACTCGGCCTAGGACTCAAAGTTACAGACATTGTTGATTTGCATTTGGACCAACTTCGACCCCTTTACCCAGAATTAATGGACTATAGAAACGATATTCACGAAATTTTGGATATTGAGGGCAAAAGATTTATTGAAACCCAAGACAGGATTGTTACAATCTCAAATAAAATTAAAAAAGGGAAAGCCAAATTAAGTTTAGATGATTTAATCCGGCTATATGAATCCGATGGTGTGACTCCTGATTATCTGGTTGAAAACGGACTTCTTGATGCGGTTCCAGCAAATTTTTACACGAGACTGTCAGAATTACATTCAACCAATCGTTCTGAAAAAAGAGATAAAAAAGAGTTTGATATGGATGATAATATTGACCTCGATAGTATCAAGGGAACAGCCTTATTGTATTATGACGACCCACTCAGATATTCCTTTAACTCAAAGATATTAAAAATAGTTAACAAGAATCTAGTGATACTAGAAGAGACTTGCTTTTATCCAAGGGGTGGAGGGCAGGAACCAGATTTCGGTTATATCGGTGTATACAAAGTTGATAACGTTGTGAAAATTAAAGACAAGGTGTTTCACCAAGTAGTTGGGACTTTTGAACAGAATGAGGGAGACGTCATTGATTGTGTGGTTGAGAAAGAGAGGAGACTAGCTATCACGAAAAACCATACTGCCACTCACATAATTAATCATGCATCAAGGAGTGTTTTAGGGTCATGGGTTTGGCAAAACTCTGCATACAAGGACGAAACTTATGCTAGGTTAGATATTACACATCATTCCGCTTTATCCCGGGATGAAATGCAGGAAATAGAAAGAAAAGCAAATGATGTTGTCAGAAGGAATTTACCGGTTATGATTAATTGGCACAGCAGAGGAATAGCCGAGCAAAATTATGGCTTTAGAATTTATCAAGGAGGTGTTGTTCCAACAAACGATGTAAGGATCATTAACATTGGGGGTCTAGATATTGAAGCATGCGGAGGGACTCATGTTTTCAACACAGGCGAACTCGGTTTAATAAAAATACTGAAAACAGAAAGAATTCAGGACGGAGTTGTTAGAATAGAGTTTGTTGCAGGTGAAAATGCATTAAATCGTGTTCAGAACCAAGACAACCAGATCCAATATATTGTTAACAAACTTGGAACAAACCGTGAAAAAATATTAGAAACATTTTCGAAAAATATCGATGAATTAGATAAATCTAAGAAGAAAATTAAAAACCTTTTAAGAAGAATTTCAATTGCATCTGTGGATCAAATAGATAATGACTCCGTCGTTCTCAAATCAGAATCAAATGAAGACAGGTTTCTGAAGTATTATTTTAAAATAGACGAAGAGTTTGATGACGAACTCCATCTTTTGGTTGGTCAAACTTCAACGGAAAGAAATCCCGACCTGGCTTATATTTCAGTCATAATCATTGAAAATAAATCTGCAAGAGTCATTGTCTTTTGCGGAAAAAATGCAACAAAAATTGTAAAGGCAAATACGATAGCAAGCCAACTGTCAAAGATGCTAGGTGGTTCAGGAGGCGGAACACCAAATTTTGGACAAGGTGGGGGAAACATGATAGAAAGCCTGCCAGGTATGAGTAAAACCGTAATGAAAATTCTAATAGAAAAACTAAACGAAACAACAGAGAAGGATTGA
- a CDS encoding Lrp/AsnC family transcriptional regulator produces the protein MPTAYVLLNCDLGSESEIIKKIKEVPEVIEVNGVFGVYDIIVRISSDNMDKLREIITWKIRKIDKVRSTLTMIVIEGQSR, from the coding sequence ATGCCAACTGCTTATGTATTACTAAATTGTGATCTAGGTTCTGAAAGCGAGATTATTAAAAAGATTAAGGAAGTTCCAGAAGTTATTGAGGTCAACGGAGTTTTTGGAGTTTACGATATTATAGTAAGAATTTCCTCAGATAATATGGATAAACTGAGGGAAATTATCACATGGAAAATTAGAAAGATAGATAAGGTTCGCTCTACTTTGACAATGATAGTAATTGAAGGCCAGTCACGTTGA
- a CDS encoding twin-arginine translocase TatA/TatE family subunit, whose amino-acid sequence MAFINGMEWIIIILVIVVIFFGAKKIPELARSMGRATSEFQKARVEAKRSLANDSSSGQDKSQQSIDREKLESIAETLGVDYSNKDDKDLKNAIDEELKKQDTPK is encoded by the coding sequence ATGGCATTCATAAACGGGATGGAATGGATAATAATAATTTTAGTTATCGTTGTCATATTTTTTGGTGCCAAGAAAATTCCTGAATTAGCTAGGTCAATGGGTAGAGCAACCAGCGAGTTTCAGAAAGCTAGGGTAGAAGCAAAGAGGTCTCTTGCAAATGATTCATCATCCGGTCAAGATAAATCACAACAATCTATTGACAGGGAAAAACTGGAATCGATAGCAGAGACATTGGGTGTCGATTACTCCAATAAGGATGATAAAGACTTGAAAAACGCCATTGATGAAGAATTAAAGAAACAAGATACACCAAAATAA
- a CDS encoding helix-turn-helix domain-containing protein — MVLTRSQKKELVIKLYEDGKTTRQIAKELRMSLRDIGIILNEYNKVPDPEKPKSNRARSIEMFKEGKDTIEVLTCLDLEYNEVRKYYGEYLSLKNLTDFINFYREHKQFLPFLLRVVEKMKQYELFENDVNALINCLNQFKNFNITKKQLQHEVNCLVLQKKCLEDEIPNGKIPGLQ; from the coding sequence ATGGTATTAACAAGGAGTCAGAAGAAAGAATTGGTAATCAAGCTATACGAAGATGGTAAAACAACCCGACAGATAGCTAAAGAGCTTAGAATGTCTCTTAGAGATATTGGAATCATTCTAAACGAATACAACAAAGTCCCTGACCCCGAAAAGCCTAAGTCAAATAGGGCCCGATCCATTGAAATGTTTAAAGAAGGAAAAGATACTATTGAAGTCTTAACATGTCTAGATCTAGAATATAATGAAGTTAGGAAATACTATGGCGAATATTTATCCCTAAAAAATTTGACCGATTTTATCAATTTCTATAGAGAACATAAGCAATTTTTACCATTTCTACTTAGAGTAGTAGAGAAAATGAAACAATACGAACTATTCGAAAATGATGTGAATGCACTTATCAATTGTCTAAATCAATTCAAAAACTTTAACATTACAAAAAAGCAGTTGCAACATGAGGTAAATTGTTTGGTACTACAGAAAAAATGTCTAGAGGACGAAATTCCGAATGGAAAAATTCCTGGTCTTCAGTAA